In Melopsittacus undulatus isolate bMelUnd1 chromosome 6, bMelUnd1.mat.Z, whole genome shotgun sequence, the following proteins share a genomic window:
- the GAB3 gene encoding GRB2-associated-binding protein 3 isoform X3, giving the protein MSSGDVVCTGWLIKSPPEKKLKRYAWRKRWFVLRRGRMSGNPDVLEYYRNNHSKKPIRIIDLNECEVLKHSGPNFIKKEFQNNFVFIVRTTYRTFYLVAKTEEEMQIWVHNISQICNFGHLEDGTASSVESLSHTTSSPQPSPATSTHASRIADPSFSVDHTAADASAAEETPSESESVFLPDYLFLSNCESGKLSHNRCDSWSNSDRSLEQTSSDDVFVDSLQSQPSLYLVQPSTVHQDGAPLANPSTVPRNIDVNGPPSDISSSSPLLGTPLTPTFQIDKSQSVLPYGVTQLDVLSNTPPPRPPKPTHFSDRRGEEVGGGTLQNGHGGICRAQVALVPRRISLSSLDNVRNWKADMEGSSLRSRDKRLSLNLPCRFSPLYSTASDSTEDSYVPMRPSTSPSAPGSDCSPDGYIPMSPGSATFTFPVVSTEKLTSPLPELPSDLEPPPVNRDLKPRRKSRPPPLDLRNLSTIREHAAVTRMWTVPYNRMSFISPERDGINSARIFANSVSGEEEESYIHMKPFLSEEQRVDYVQVDEQKTQALQNTKQEWTDERQSKV; this is encoded by the exons GCATGGCGGAAGCGTTGGTTTGTGCTGCGCAGAGGCCGCATGAGTGGGAACCCGGATGTGCTGGAGTACTATAGGAACAACCACTCCAAAAAGCCCATTAGGATCATCGACCTCAATGAGTGTGAAGTGCTGAAGCACTCGGGGCCCAACTTCATCAAGAAGGAATTTCAGAACAACTTTGTCTTCATTGTGAGAACCACCTACCGCACCTTCTATCTGGTAGCCAAAACCGAGGAGGAGATGCAGATCTGGGTGCACAACATCAGTCAGATCTGTAACTTTGGACATCTAGAAGATGGCACAG CCA GTTCAGTGGAGAGCCTGTCTCACACGACCTCATCCCCGCAGCCATCACCAGCCACCTCTACCCACGCCTCCCGCATCGCTGACCCCTCCTTCTCAGTGGACCACACTGCTGCTGATGCATCTGCTGCAGAGGAGACCCCCAGTGAGTCGGAGTCAGTCTTCCTCCCCGACTACCTCTTCCTCTCCAACTGCGAGTCGGGCAAGCTCAGCCACAACAG GTGTGACAGCTGGTCGAATTCGGACAGATCTCTGGAGCAAACCTCATCAGACGATGTGTTTGTCGACTCCTTGCAGTCCCAGCCCTCCTTATACCTTGTACAGCCATCCACTGTGCACCAGGATGGGGCCCCGCTGGCCAATCCCAGCACCGTGCCAAGGAACATAGATGTTAATGGGCCACCCAGTGacatttcctcctcttctcccctgctGGGGACGCCGCTGACTCCAACCTTTCAGATTGACAAGAGCCAAAGTGTGCTGCCCTACGGTGTGACCCAGTTGGACGTCCTCTCCAACACCCCTCCGCCACGGCCACCCAAGCCAACCCACTTCTCAGACAGGAGAGGGGAAGAGGTTGGTGGTGGGACCCTCCAGAATGGCCACGGAGGGATCTGCCGGGCTCAGGTTGCTCTGGTGCCCAGGAGGATCTCCTTGTCCAGCTTAGACAACGTGAGGAACTGGAAAG CAGATATGGAAGGAAGTTCCTTAAGAAGTCGGGATAAGAGGCTTAGCTTAAATTTG CCCTGCCGATTCTCCCCGCTCTACTCGACTGCTTCAGACAGCACAGAAGACAGCTACGTGCCCATGCGCCCCAGCAcctctccctctgcccctgGCTCCGACTGTTCACCCGACGGCTACATCCCCATGAGCCCTGGCTCAGCCACATTTACCTTCCCTGTTGTCAGCACTGAAAAACTCACCAGCCCTTTACCTGAGCTTCCCTCGGACCTGGAGCCCCCTCCAGTGAACAGAGACCTCAAGCCTCGTAGGAAAT CACGGccacctcctctggacttgagGAACCTCTCCACAATCCGGGAGCATGCTGCTGTGACCAGGATGTGGACTGTGCCTTA CAATCGAATGAGCTTTATCTCACCAGAAAGAGACGGTATTAATTCAGCAAGAATATTTGCCAATTCAGTTTCcggagaagaggaagaaagttaCATTCATATG AAACCATTTCTCTCTGAAGAGCAGAGAGTGGACTATGTCCAGGTAGATGAACAGAAGACTCAAGCTTTACAGAACACTAAGCAGGAATGGACAGATGAGAGGCAATCGAAAGTCTAA
- the GAB3 gene encoding GRB2-associated-binding protein 3 isoform X2, with protein sequence MSSGDVVCTGWLIKSPPEKKLKRYAWRKRWFVLRRGRMSGNPDVLEYYRNNHSKKPIRIIDLNECEVLKHSGPNFIKKEFQNNFVFIVRTTYRTFYLVAKTEEEMQIWVHNISQICNFGHLEDGTASSVESLSHTTSSPQPSPATSTHASRIADPSFSVDHTAADASAAEETPSESESVFLPDYLFLSNCESGKLSHNRCDSWSNSDRSLEQTSSDDVFVDSLQSQPSLYLVQPSTVHQDGAPLANPSTVPRNIDVNGPPSDISSSSPLLGTPLTPTFQIDKSQSVLPYGVTQLDVLSNTPPPRPPKPTHFSDRRGEEVGGGTLQNGHGGICRAQVALVPRRISLSSLDNVRNWKADMEGSSLRSRDKRLSLNLPCRFSPLYSTASDSTEDSYVPMRPSTSPSAPGSDCSPDGYIPMSPGSATFTFPVVSTEKLTSPLPELPSDLEPPPVNRDLKPRRKSRPPPLDLRNLSTIREHAAVTRMWTVPYNRMSFISPERDGINSARIFANSVSGEEEESYIHMEEHRQATSPYSGAFPWTRKSNLDYLALDFNSASPSPVQKKPFLSEEQRVDYVQVDEQKTQALQNTKQEWTDERQSKV encoded by the exons GCATGGCGGAAGCGTTGGTTTGTGCTGCGCAGAGGCCGCATGAGTGGGAACCCGGATGTGCTGGAGTACTATAGGAACAACCACTCCAAAAAGCCCATTAGGATCATCGACCTCAATGAGTGTGAAGTGCTGAAGCACTCGGGGCCCAACTTCATCAAGAAGGAATTTCAGAACAACTTTGTCTTCATTGTGAGAACCACCTACCGCACCTTCTATCTGGTAGCCAAAACCGAGGAGGAGATGCAGATCTGGGTGCACAACATCAGTCAGATCTGTAACTTTGGACATCTAGAAGATGGCACAG CCA GTTCAGTGGAGAGCCTGTCTCACACGACCTCATCCCCGCAGCCATCACCAGCCACCTCTACCCACGCCTCCCGCATCGCTGACCCCTCCTTCTCAGTGGACCACACTGCTGCTGATGCATCTGCTGCAGAGGAGACCCCCAGTGAGTCGGAGTCAGTCTTCCTCCCCGACTACCTCTTCCTCTCCAACTGCGAGTCGGGCAAGCTCAGCCACAACAG GTGTGACAGCTGGTCGAATTCGGACAGATCTCTGGAGCAAACCTCATCAGACGATGTGTTTGTCGACTCCTTGCAGTCCCAGCCCTCCTTATACCTTGTACAGCCATCCACTGTGCACCAGGATGGGGCCCCGCTGGCCAATCCCAGCACCGTGCCAAGGAACATAGATGTTAATGGGCCACCCAGTGacatttcctcctcttctcccctgctGGGGACGCCGCTGACTCCAACCTTTCAGATTGACAAGAGCCAAAGTGTGCTGCCCTACGGTGTGACCCAGTTGGACGTCCTCTCCAACACCCCTCCGCCACGGCCACCCAAGCCAACCCACTTCTCAGACAGGAGAGGGGAAGAGGTTGGTGGTGGGACCCTCCAGAATGGCCACGGAGGGATCTGCCGGGCTCAGGTTGCTCTGGTGCCCAGGAGGATCTCCTTGTCCAGCTTAGACAACGTGAGGAACTGGAAAG CAGATATGGAAGGAAGTTCCTTAAGAAGTCGGGATAAGAGGCTTAGCTTAAATTTG CCCTGCCGATTCTCCCCGCTCTACTCGACTGCTTCAGACAGCACAGAAGACAGCTACGTGCCCATGCGCCCCAGCAcctctccctctgcccctgGCTCCGACTGTTCACCCGACGGCTACATCCCCATGAGCCCTGGCTCAGCCACATTTACCTTCCCTGTTGTCAGCACTGAAAAACTCACCAGCCCTTTACCTGAGCTTCCCTCGGACCTGGAGCCCCCTCCAGTGAACAGAGACCTCAAGCCTCGTAGGAAAT CACGGccacctcctctggacttgagGAACCTCTCCACAATCCGGGAGCATGCTGCTGTGACCAGGATGTGGACTGTGCCTTA CAATCGAATGAGCTTTATCTCACCAGAAAGAGACGGTATTAATTCAGCAAGAATATTTGCCAATTCAGTTTCcggagaagaggaagaaagttaCATTCATATG GAG GAACACAGACAGGCAACATCTCCATACAGTGGTGCTTTTCCATGGACAAGGAAATCTAACCTTGATTACTTAGCATTGGATTTTAATTCTGCTTCCCCATCCCCTGTACAGAAG AAACCATTTCTCTCTGAAGAGCAGAGAGTGGACTATGTCCAGGTAGATGAACAGAAGACTCAAGCTTTACAGAACACTAAGCAGGAATGGACAGATGAGAGGCAATCGAAAGTCTAA
- the GAB3 gene encoding GRB2-associated-binding protein 3 isoform X1, with translation MSSGDVVCTGWLIKSPPEKKLKRYAWRKRWFVLRRGRMSGNPDVLEYYRNNHSKKPIRIIDLNECEVLKHSGPNFIKKEFQNNFVFIVRTTYRTFYLVAKTEEEMQIWVHNISQICNFGHLEDGTGSVESLSHTTSSPQPSPATSTHASRIADPSFSVDHTAADASAAEETPSESESVFLPDYLFLSNCESGKLSHNRCDSWSNSDRSLEQTSSDDVFVDSLQSQPSLYLVQPSTVHQDGAPLANPSTVPRNIDVNGPPSDISSSSPLLGTPLTPTFQIDKSQSVLPYGVTQLDVLSNTPPPRPPKPTHFSDRRGEEVGGGTLQNGHGGICRAQVALVPRRISLSSLDNVRNWKADMEGSSLRSRDKRLSLNLPCRFSPLYSTASDSTEDSYVPMRPSTSPSAPGSDCSPDGYIPMSPGSATFTFPVVSTEKLTSPLPELPSDLEPPPVNRDLKPRRKSRPPPLDLRNLSTIREHAAVTRMWTVPYNRMSFISPERDGINSARIFANSVSGEEEESYIHMEEHRQATSPYSGAFPWTRKSNLDYLALDFNSASPSPVQKKPFLSEEQRVDYVQVDEQKTQALQNTKQEWTDERQSKV, from the exons GCATGGCGGAAGCGTTGGTTTGTGCTGCGCAGAGGCCGCATGAGTGGGAACCCGGATGTGCTGGAGTACTATAGGAACAACCACTCCAAAAAGCCCATTAGGATCATCGACCTCAATGAGTGTGAAGTGCTGAAGCACTCGGGGCCCAACTTCATCAAGAAGGAATTTCAGAACAACTTTGTCTTCATTGTGAGAACCACCTACCGCACCTTCTATCTGGTAGCCAAAACCGAGGAGGAGATGCAGATCTGGGTGCACAACATCAGTCAGATCTGTAACTTTGGACATCTAGAAGATGGCACAG GTTCAGTGGAGAGCCTGTCTCACACGACCTCATCCCCGCAGCCATCACCAGCCACCTCTACCCACGCCTCCCGCATCGCTGACCCCTCCTTCTCAGTGGACCACACTGCTGCTGATGCATCTGCTGCAGAGGAGACCCCCAGTGAGTCGGAGTCAGTCTTCCTCCCCGACTACCTCTTCCTCTCCAACTGCGAGTCGGGCAAGCTCAGCCACAACAG GTGTGACAGCTGGTCGAATTCGGACAGATCTCTGGAGCAAACCTCATCAGACGATGTGTTTGTCGACTCCTTGCAGTCCCAGCCCTCCTTATACCTTGTACAGCCATCCACTGTGCACCAGGATGGGGCCCCGCTGGCCAATCCCAGCACCGTGCCAAGGAACATAGATGTTAATGGGCCACCCAGTGacatttcctcctcttctcccctgctGGGGACGCCGCTGACTCCAACCTTTCAGATTGACAAGAGCCAAAGTGTGCTGCCCTACGGTGTGACCCAGTTGGACGTCCTCTCCAACACCCCTCCGCCACGGCCACCCAAGCCAACCCACTTCTCAGACAGGAGAGGGGAAGAGGTTGGTGGTGGGACCCTCCAGAATGGCCACGGAGGGATCTGCCGGGCTCAGGTTGCTCTGGTGCCCAGGAGGATCTCCTTGTCCAGCTTAGACAACGTGAGGAACTGGAAAG CAGATATGGAAGGAAGTTCCTTAAGAAGTCGGGATAAGAGGCTTAGCTTAAATTTG CCCTGCCGATTCTCCCCGCTCTACTCGACTGCTTCAGACAGCACAGAAGACAGCTACGTGCCCATGCGCCCCAGCAcctctccctctgcccctgGCTCCGACTGTTCACCCGACGGCTACATCCCCATGAGCCCTGGCTCAGCCACATTTACCTTCCCTGTTGTCAGCACTGAAAAACTCACCAGCCCTTTACCTGAGCTTCCCTCGGACCTGGAGCCCCCTCCAGTGAACAGAGACCTCAAGCCTCGTAGGAAAT CACGGccacctcctctggacttgagGAACCTCTCCACAATCCGGGAGCATGCTGCTGTGACCAGGATGTGGACTGTGCCTTA CAATCGAATGAGCTTTATCTCACCAGAAAGAGACGGTATTAATTCAGCAAGAATATTTGCCAATTCAGTTTCcggagaagaggaagaaagttaCATTCATATG GAG GAACACAGACAGGCAACATCTCCATACAGTGGTGCTTTTCCATGGACAAGGAAATCTAACCTTGATTACTTAGCATTGGATTTTAATTCTGCTTCCCCATCCCCTGTACAGAAG AAACCATTTCTCTCTGAAGAGCAGAGAGTGGACTATGTCCAGGTAGATGAACAGAAGACTCAAGCTTTACAGAACACTAAGCAGGAATGGACAGATGAGAGGCAATCGAAAGTCTAA